Proteins from one Nicotiana tabacum cultivar K326 chromosome 23, ASM71507v2, whole genome shotgun sequence genomic window:
- the LOC107763026 gene encoding brassinosteroid-responsive RING protein 1-like has product MGFPVGYTDLFLPKLLVHVLTILGFIRKFICTLFTVLGLGDFLEPEMPFPTRPESHSELHSVSATLIRELLPVVKFSELVDPPESCAVCLYEFDGDDEIRRLTNCRHIFHRSCLDRWMDHDQKTCPLCRTPFIPDDMQDSFNERLWLASGISDFYGEYSPVAAGL; this is encoded by the coding sequence ATGGGTTTTCCAGTTGGTTACACGGATTTATTCCTACCCAAATTGTTAGTCCACGTACTAACAATTCTGGGTTTTATCAGAAAGTTCATTTGCACGCTTTTCACTGTTCTGGGTCTAGGAGATTTCCTCGAACCCGAAATGCCATTCCCGACCCGACCCGAATCTCACTCGGAGCTCCACTCAGTGTCAGCAACGTTGATCCGGGAGCTGTTGCCGGTGGTCAAGTTCTCCGAGCTGGTTGACCCGCCGGAGAGCTGTGCCGTTTGCTTGTACGAATTTGATGGGGATGATGAGATCCGACGGCTCACAAATTGCCGACATATATTCCACCGGAGCTGTTTGGACCGTTGGATGGATCATGATCAGAAGACTTGTCCACTTTGCCGGACGCCGTTTATTCCCGACGATATGCAAGATAGTTTTAATGAGAGATTGTGGTTGGCTTCTGGCATTTCTGATTTTTACGGCGAGTATTCTCCGGTCGCCGCCGGTTTGTAG